One stretch of Jiangella gansuensis DSM 44835 DNA includes these proteins:
- the yidC gene encoding membrane protein insertase YidC, protein MLAILDTPALVVSDLVLAIGRALEPVLGDAATAGAIITLTLLVRLLLLPVGLRAARAARARQALRPQELELRRRFRDQPARLHHELHELHERHQVRPFSSVVPLLAQVPVFMVLYRLFASPTLNGHANALFTHAVFGVPLSDSWLTDLAAGLVPPELIVFGTVFVLLIAVACWSSWQARRSMTSTMSQLEGLPPELATAQRSISRVTALLPFGTPVVAMFVPLAAALYLLTTTAWAAAERWALGTYRTAAKAA, encoded by the coding sequence ATGCTCGCCATCCTCGACACACCTGCCCTCGTCGTCTCCGACCTGGTGCTGGCCATCGGCCGCGCCCTCGAACCCGTCCTCGGTGACGCGGCGACCGCCGGCGCGATCATCACGCTCACCCTGCTCGTCCGCCTGTTGCTCCTGCCCGTCGGGTTACGCGCCGCCCGGGCCGCCAGAGCCCGGCAGGCGTTGCGACCCCAGGAGCTGGAGCTACGACGCCGGTTCCGCGACCAGCCGGCCCGTCTCCACCATGAGCTGCACGAGCTGCACGAACGACACCAGGTGCGGCCGTTCTCGAGCGTCGTCCCGCTACTGGCGCAGGTGCCGGTCTTCATGGTCCTGTACCGGTTGTTCGCGTCGCCGACACTGAACGGGCACGCGAACGCCCTGTTCACTCACGCCGTGTTCGGTGTCCCGCTGAGCGACAGCTGGCTGACGGACCTCGCGGCCGGCCTGGTCCCGCCGGAGCTGATCGTTTTCGGCACGGTCTTCGTACTGCTGATCGCGGTGGCCTGCTGGTCGTCCTGGCAGGCCCGGCGCTCGATGACGAGCACGATGTCGCAGCTCGAAGGTCTGCCACCGGAGCTGGCTACCGCCCAGCGCTCGATATCCCGGGTGACCGCGCTGCTGCCGTTCGGCACGCCGGTGGTGGCCATGTTCGTGCCGCTCGCCGCCGCGCTCTACCTGCTGACGACGACGGCGTGGGCGGCCGCCGAGCGCTGGGCGCTCGGCACGTACCGGACAGCGGCCAAGGCGGCGTGA
- the murC gene encoding UDP-N-acetylmuramate--L-alanine ligase yields MIVSPPERTVPAEKLGRVHFVGIGGAGMSGIARILLARGVEVSGSDAKESGTLAGLRALGAEVHVGHAASNVGLAETVVVSTAIRETNPEVVEAHERGIPVLPRAAALASVMAGRRAIAVAGTHGKTTTTSMLTVALQHCGADPSFAIGGSLNESGANAHDGSGDIFVAEADESDASFLAYDPEVAVVTNVEADHLDFYGTEDAYMAAFDAFADCVSGYLVVCADDPGARALGARAASRGVVVHTFGESRDADVRVTALDIAGPGVSFELVARGRRLERIQLQLPGRHNALNAAAAFTAGLGIGFPAGDLLDGLAGYTGTRRRFELKGVAGGVRVYDEYSHHPTEVAAALAAARGVAGRGRVVVVFQPHLFSRTRIFASEFGAALGAADEVIVMDVYAAREDPEPGVTGALVAAAVPLPPSQVVFEQSWSAVPELAASRAEPGDIMLTVGAGDVTLIGPEVLDVLEARQP; encoded by the coding sequence GTGATCGTCTCGCCACCGGAGCGGACCGTGCCCGCGGAGAAGCTGGGCCGGGTTCACTTCGTCGGCATCGGCGGTGCCGGCATGAGCGGCATCGCGCGCATCCTGCTGGCCCGAGGCGTCGAGGTGTCCGGTAGCGACGCCAAGGAGTCCGGGACGCTCGCCGGGCTGCGTGCCCTGGGCGCCGAGGTGCACGTCGGCCACGCCGCGTCCAACGTCGGCCTGGCCGAGACCGTCGTCGTCTCCACCGCGATCCGAGAGACCAACCCTGAGGTGGTCGAGGCGCACGAACGGGGCATCCCGGTGCTGCCGCGAGCCGCGGCGCTGGCCTCGGTGATGGCCGGGCGGCGAGCCATCGCCGTCGCCGGAACCCACGGCAAGACCACGACGACGTCCATGCTCACCGTCGCGCTGCAGCACTGCGGCGCGGACCCGTCGTTCGCCATCGGCGGCAGCCTCAACGAATCCGGTGCCAACGCGCACGACGGTAGTGGCGACATCTTCGTCGCGGAGGCCGACGAGAGCGACGCGTCGTTCCTCGCCTACGACCCCGAAGTGGCCGTCGTCACCAACGTCGAGGCCGACCACCTGGACTTCTACGGCACCGAGGACGCCTACATGGCGGCGTTCGACGCCTTCGCCGACTGCGTGTCGGGCTACCTCGTGGTGTGCGCCGACGACCCGGGGGCGCGTGCCCTCGGCGCCCGGGCGGCCTCGCGCGGCGTGGTGGTGCACACGTTCGGCGAGTCGCGCGACGCCGACGTCCGGGTGACCGCGCTGGACATCGCCGGCCCAGGCGTGTCGTTCGAGCTGGTCGCCCGTGGCCGCCGGCTGGAGCGCATCCAGCTGCAGTTGCCCGGCCGGCACAACGCGCTCAACGCGGCCGCGGCGTTCACCGCCGGACTCGGCATCGGTTTCCCGGCCGGCGACCTGCTTGACGGCCTGGCCGGCTACACCGGCACCCGCCGCCGGTTCGAGCTCAAAGGCGTAGCCGGCGGAGTGCGGGTGTACGACGAGTACTCCCACCACCCCACCGAGGTGGCGGCCGCGCTGGCGGCCGCGCGTGGCGTGGCCGGTCGCGGCCGGGTGGTCGTGGTGTTCCAGCCGCACCTGTTCAGCCGTACCCGGATCTTCGCCTCGGAGTTCGGTGCCGCGTTGGGCGCCGCCGACGAGGTCATCGTCATGGACGTCTACGCCGCCCGCGAGGACCCCGAGCCCGGGGTGACCGGGGCCCTCGTGGCCGCGGCCGTGCCGTTGCCGCCGTCGCAGGTGGTGTTCGAGCAGTCGTGGTCGGCGGTGCCGGAGCTGGCGGCGTCGCGTGCCGAGCCCGGGGACATCATGTTGACCGTCGGTGCCGGCGACGTCACCTTGATCGGCCCCGAGGTGCTGGACGTGTTGGAGGCGCGGCAGCCGTGA
- a CDS encoding cell division protein FtsQ/DivIB translates to MASRSASARLFAARARRRRLRQVFGVLLGCLAAAGVVALAWLVGWSSVLAVKSVTVSGVSSPLSEEVLELADAPMGTPLARVDTGAIVERVAVLPEAAEVEVRRSWPTTLTIEVTPREPVAAISSGDLWYSVDEAGVLFGESSARPDGLPVLTAPVTAPGADQEPETAVDAAVRAAGVAVLTGLPSSLLDLVDTVDARSEADIRLVLADGTDVRWGTAEDIDRKAEVLLALIADQDGDDPPSGYDVSAPTNPAVTR, encoded by the coding sequence ATGGCGTCGCGCTCGGCCAGCGCCCGGCTGTTCGCGGCTCGGGCGCGGCGGCGCCGGCTGCGGCAGGTGTTCGGGGTGCTGCTGGGCTGCCTGGCAGCGGCCGGCGTGGTGGCCCTGGCCTGGTTGGTCGGCTGGTCCAGCGTGTTGGCCGTGAAGTCGGTGACGGTGTCGGGAGTGTCATCGCCGCTCTCCGAAGAAGTGCTGGAGCTGGCGGACGCGCCGATGGGCACGCCGCTGGCCCGGGTGGACACGGGTGCGATCGTGGAACGGGTGGCCGTTCTGCCGGAGGCCGCCGAGGTCGAGGTGCGCCGGTCATGGCCCACGACGTTGACCATCGAGGTGACGCCGCGCGAGCCGGTGGCCGCGATCTCGTCAGGTGATCTCTGGTACTCGGTGGACGAGGCCGGCGTGCTGTTCGGGGAGTCGTCCGCACGCCCGGACGGGCTGCCGGTGCTGACCGCGCCGGTGACGGCACCGGGCGCCGACCAGGAACCGGAAACCGCCGTCGATGCCGCCGTCCGGGCCGCCGGGGTGGCCGTGCTGACCGGCCTGCCGTCGTCACTGCTGGACCTGGTGGACACCGTGGACGCCCGATCGGAAGCGGACATCCGGCTCGTCCTCGCCGACGGTACCGACGTGCGGTGGGGCACCGCGGAGGACATCGACCGCAAGGCCGAGGTGTTGCTCGCCCTGATTGCCGACCAGGACGGTGACGACCCGCCGTCCGGCTACGACGTGTCCGCCCCGACCAACCCCGCGGTGACCCGCTAG